The Klebsiella sp. RHBSTW-00484 genome includes a window with the following:
- the rlmD gene encoding 23S rRNA (uracil(1939)-C(5))-methyltransferase RlmD encodes MAQFYSAKRRVTTRQIITVTVNDLDPFGQGVARHQGKALFVSGLLPQEQAEVVLVEDKKQYARAQVKRRLSDSPQRQTPRCPHFGVCGGCQQQHASIDLQQQSKRAALTRLMKYDVDDIIAASPWGYRRRARLSLNYQPKTQQLQIGFRKANSNEIVDVVQCPVLVPALGALLPAVRECLSGLKAARQLGHVELVLADNGPLMVLRHTAALSAADKEKLERFSQSHGLSLYLAPQSEILEHISGESPWYTSDGLRLVFSPRDFIQVNDGVNQLMVRTALEWLDLQPEDRVLDLFCGMGNFTLPLAKRAAQVVGVEGVPALVEKGRENAALNGLHNVTFFHENLEEDVTRQDWAKHGFDKILLDPARAGAAGVMLHIIKLAPRRVVYVSCNPATLARDSDVLLQAGYTIQRLAMLDMFPHTGHLESMVLFEHKD; translated from the coding sequence ATGGCGCAATTCTACTCTGCAAAACGGCGTGTGACGACGCGCCAGATCATAACCGTTACAGTCAATGACCTTGACCCTTTTGGTCAGGGCGTTGCGCGTCATCAGGGTAAAGCGCTGTTTGTCAGCGGCTTATTACCGCAAGAGCAGGCGGAAGTTGTCCTGGTCGAAGATAAAAAACAGTATGCCCGCGCGCAGGTTAAACGCCGTCTTAGCGACAGCCCGCAACGACAAACACCGCGCTGCCCGCATTTTGGTGTCTGCGGAGGATGCCAGCAACAGCACGCCAGCATCGACTTGCAGCAGCAGAGTAAACGCGCTGCACTTACCAGGCTAATGAAATACGATGTCGATGACATTATAGCCGCTTCACCCTGGGGCTACCGTCGCCGGGCGCGGCTGAGCTTGAATTATCAGCCAAAGACCCAACAATTACAGATAGGCTTCCGGAAGGCTAATTCTAACGAAATTGTCGATGTGGTGCAGTGCCCTGTTTTGGTGCCCGCTCTTGGTGCGTTATTGCCTGCCGTCCGTGAGTGTTTGTCGGGGCTGAAGGCGGCTCGTCAGCTTGGTCATGTCGAACTGGTGCTGGCGGATAACGGCCCGCTGATGGTATTGCGCCACACCGCCGCCCTTTCTGCGGCAGATAAAGAAAAACTGGAACGCTTTTCGCAATCTCACGGTCTTTCCCTGTATCTGGCACCGCAAAGCGAGATACTGGAGCATATTAGCGGAGAATCTCCCTGGTACACATCTGACGGTCTACGCTTAGTGTTCAGTCCGCGCGATTTCATCCAGGTGAACGACGGTGTGAACCAGTTAATGGTGCGCACGGCGCTGGAGTGGCTGGATCTTCAGCCAGAGGACCGGGTGCTGGATCTGTTTTGCGGAATGGGCAACTTTACTCTGCCGCTGGCGAAACGCGCGGCGCAGGTCGTCGGCGTTGAGGGGGTTCCCGCGCTGGTGGAAAAGGGCCGTGAAAACGCAGCGCTTAACGGGTTGCACAACGTGACGTTCTTTCATGAAAACCTGGAAGAGGATGTCACCCGCCAGGACTGGGCGAAACACGGTTTTGATAAAATTTTGCTCGACCCGGCGCGAGCCGGTGCGGCGGGCGTAATGTTACATATTATAAAGTTAGCCCCGCGCCGGGTGGTGTATGTTTCTTGTAACCCGGCGACGCTGGCGCGCGATAGCGACGTTTTATTACAGGCGGGGTATACCATTCAACGCCTGGCGATGCTGGATATGTTCCCTCATACCGGACATCTGGAATCAATGGTGTTGTTTGAGCATAAAGATTAG
- the relA gene encoding GTP diphosphokinase encodes MVAVRSAHLNKAGEFDPKKWIASLGISSQQSCERLAETWDYCREKTQGHPLSYILLWRGVEMVEILSMLSMDIDTLRAALLFPLADGNVVSEEVMQESVGKSVVTLIHGVRDMAAIRQLKATHTDSVSSEQVDNIRRMLLAMVDDFRCVVIKLAERIAHLREVKDAPEDERVLAAKECTNIYAPLANRLGIGQLKWELEDYCFRYLHPAEYKRIAKLLHERRIDREHYIDEFVGHLRSEMKTEGVKAEVYGRPKHIYSIWRKMQKKHLAFDELFDVRAVRIVAERLQDCYAALGIVHTHYRHLPDEFDDYVANPKPNGYQSIHTVVLGPGGKTIEIQIRTKQMHEDAELGVAAHWKYKEGASAGASGARGYEDRIAWLRKLIAWQEEMADSGEMLDEVRSQVFDDRVYVFTPKGDVVDLPAGSTPLDFAYHIHSDVGHRCIGAKISGRIVPFTYQLQMGDQIEIITQKQPNPSRDWLNPNLGYVTTSRGRSKIHAWFRKQDRDKNILAGRQILDDELEHLGISLKDAEKHLLPRYNFNEQDELLAAIGGGDIRLNQMVNFLQAQFNKPSAEEQDAAALKQLQQKTYTPQNNRSKDNGRVVVEGVGNLMHHIARCCQPIPGDEIVGFITQGRGISVHRADCDQLAELQSHAPERIVDAVWGESYSAGYSLVVRVQANDRSGLLRDITTILANEKVNVLGVASRSDTKQQLATIDMTIEIYNLQVLGRVLGRLNQVPDVIDARRLHGG; translated from the coding sequence ATGGTTGCGGTAAGAAGTGCACATCTAAATAAAGCTGGTGAATTTGACCCGAAGAAATGGATCGCGAGTCTGGGAATTTCCAGCCAGCAGTCGTGTGAACGCTTAGCCGAAACCTGGGATTACTGTCGAGAGAAAACGCAGGGACACCCACTGTCGTACATCTTGCTATGGCGTGGTGTGGAGATGGTGGAGATTCTCTCCATGCTCAGCATGGATATCGACACGCTGCGGGCTGCGTTGCTTTTCCCGCTGGCGGACGGCAACGTCGTCAGCGAAGAAGTCATGCAGGAGAGCGTAGGTAAATCCGTCGTCACCCTCATTCACGGCGTGCGGGATATGGCCGCCATACGTCAGCTTAAAGCCACCCATACCGACTCGGTCTCTTCTGAACAGGTAGACAACATTCGCCGCATGCTGCTGGCGATGGTCGATGATTTCCGCTGCGTGGTTATCAAACTTGCCGAGCGGATTGCCCATCTGCGCGAAGTGAAAGATGCGCCGGAAGATGAGCGCGTGCTGGCGGCGAAAGAGTGTACCAATATCTACGCGCCGCTGGCTAACCGCCTGGGGATCGGTCAGCTCAAGTGGGAGCTGGAAGATTACTGCTTCCGCTATCTGCATCCGGCGGAATACAAACGCATTGCTAAGTTGCTGCATGAACGGCGTATCGATCGTGAACATTACATCGACGAGTTTGTGGGCCATTTACGCTCGGAAATGAAAACCGAGGGCGTCAAAGCTGAAGTGTACGGGCGACCAAAACATATCTATAGCATCTGGCGCAAAATGCAGAAAAAGCACCTCGCGTTTGACGAGCTGTTTGATGTGCGTGCGGTGCGCATTGTCGCCGAGCGTCTGCAGGATTGTTATGCCGCGCTGGGCATTGTACATACTCACTACCGTCATCTGCCGGATGAGTTTGACGACTATGTTGCCAATCCTAAGCCCAATGGCTATCAGTCGATTCACACCGTGGTGCTGGGTCCCGGCGGCAAAACGATAGAAATTCAAATTCGTACTAAACAGATGCATGAAGATGCTGAGCTGGGCGTGGCTGCGCACTGGAAGTATAAAGAGGGCGCCAGCGCGGGGGCCAGCGGCGCGCGCGGTTACGAAGATCGCATTGCCTGGCTGCGTAAGCTGATCGCCTGGCAAGAAGAGATGGCGGATTCCGGCGAAATGCTGGATGAGGTTCGTAGCCAGGTCTTTGATGACCGGGTTTACGTCTTTACGCCGAAGGGCGACGTTGTGGATTTACCTGCCGGCTCAACGCCGCTTGATTTTGCCTACCATATTCACAGCGATGTCGGACACCGCTGCATCGGGGCAAAAATCAGCGGGCGCATCGTACCTTTTACCTATCAGCTGCAAATGGGCGACCAGATTGAAATCATCACCCAGAAACAGCCGAACCCGAGCCGCGACTGGCTGAACCCGAACCTTGGCTACGTCACGACCAGCCGTGGCCGTTCCAAAATTCATGCCTGGTTCCGCAAGCAGGATCGCGATAAGAATATTCTTGCCGGGCGGCAGATCCTCGACGACGAGCTCGAGCATCTGGGTATCAGCCTGAAGGATGCGGAAAAACATCTGTTGCCGCGCTACAACTTTAACGAGCAGGACGAGCTGCTGGCAGCGATTGGCGGCGGTGATATTCGTCTTAACCAAATGGTCAACTTCCTGCAAGCGCAGTTCAATAAACCGAGCGCCGAGGAGCAGGATGCCGCCGCGCTGAAACAGCTGCAGCAGAAAACCTATACGCCGCAGAATAACCGCAGCAAAGATAACGGCCGGGTGGTGGTTGAGGGCGTTGGTAACCTGATGCACCATATTGCGCGCTGCTGTCAGCCGATTCCTGGCGATGAGATTGTCGGTTTTATTACTCAGGGACGTGGGATCTCGGTGCATCGCGCGGATTGCGATCAGCTTGCGGAATTACAATCACATGCTCCGGAGCGCATTGTGGACGCGGTGTGGGGCGAAAGCTACTCGGCGGGCTACTCGCTGGTCGTGCGTGTTCAGGCTAACGATCGTAGCGGCCTGCTGCGCGATATCACCACCATTCTTGCCAACGAGAAGGTCAACGTGCTGGGCGTTGCCAGCCGCAGCGATACCAAGCAGCAGCTTGCCACGATCGATATGACTATTGAGATCTACAACCTGCAGGTGCTGGGGCGCGTGCTTGGCCGACTGAATCAGGTACCGGATGTGATTGACGCCCGTCGTCTTCACGGCGGGTAA
- the tnpA gene encoding IS200/IS605-like element IS1541B family transposase, translating to MRDEKSLAHTRWNCKYHIVFAPKYRRKVFYGEKRKAIGSILRKLCEWKNVNILEAECCVDHIHMLLEIPPKMSVSGFMGYLKGKSSLMLYEQFGDLKFKYRNREFWCRGYYVDTVGKNTARIQEYIKHQLEEDKMGEQLSIPYPGSPFTGRK from the coding sequence ATGAGGGACGAAAAGAGCTTAGCGCACACGCGATGGAACTGTAAATATCACATAGTTTTTGCGCCGAAGTACCGAAGAAAGGTGTTCTACGGGGAAAAGCGCAAAGCGATAGGCAGTATCTTAAGAAAGCTGTGCGAATGGAAAAACGTGAATATTTTGGAAGCAGAATGCTGTGTGGATCACATCCATATGCTTTTGGAAATCCCGCCCAAAATGAGTGTGTCGGGCTTTATGGGATACCTGAAGGGAAAGAGCAGCCTGATGCTTTATGAGCAGTTTGGCGATTTGAAGTTCAAATACCGTAACAGGGAATTCTGGTGCCGAGGGTATTACGTTGATACGGTTGGGAAAAATACAGCCAGGATACAAGAATACATAAAGCACCAGTTGGAAGAGGATAAAATGGGTGAGCAACTCTCGATCCCCTATCCGGGCAGCCCGTTTACGGGCCGTAAGTAA
- the yehD gene encoding fimbrial protein YehD, producing the protein MKKSMIAAVVLSSLFSAQYALAADTEEGILQINGVVLPTTCKFTDGNSQATITMAPVGKAQFAGLTAGQSYVGYSNDANQELKLKCEGNKVPQISFVTTGFDATHPTITAATGGASGVGYTLKLNGTSVNPRDGVKLTANATGEYDLNFSAQYAITTAPGNVQAGNVNSTVVMQVNTD; encoded by the coding sequence ATGAAAAAGTCAATGATTGCGGCCGTTGTCCTGTCTTCACTGTTTTCTGCACAATATGCTTTAGCAGCTGATACTGAAGAAGGAATATTACAAATTAACGGTGTTGTTTTGCCGACAACCTGTAAATTTACTGATGGGAATTCTCAGGCAACAATTACTATGGCTCCTGTAGGTAAAGCACAGTTTGCGGGATTAACGGCCGGGCAGTCCTATGTCGGATATTCAAATGATGCGAATCAGGAATTAAAGTTGAAGTGCGAAGGAAATAAAGTTCCTCAAATTTCATTTGTCACTACCGGATTTGATGCTACCCACCCAACAATTACTGCGGCAACCGGTGGGGCAAGCGGAGTGGGTTATACGTTGAAGCTGAATGGAACATCGGTTAATCCGAGAGATGGCGTAAAATTAACCGCCAATGCGACCGGGGAATATGACCTGAATTTCTCCGCACAATATGCGATTACTACTGCACCGGGTAATGTACAGGCTGGCAATGTGAACTCTACCGTTGTTATGCAGGTTAACACTGACTAA
- a CDS encoding fimbrial biogenesis outer membrane usher protein → MKRLIALLLVSMVMPAWGGIIIYGTRVIYPAQKKDITVQILNDDSRSSLVQAWIDDGDVSIPPEKIKVPFMLTPPVVRVAGGAGQQLKIKILANQLATNRESLFYLNVLDIPPNSAEGESKNRIKFAMQNRVKFIYRPQGISGVDKKSFSRLKLNPTAGGIKVKNESANWIVIPSIENSGKINNQTLLLAPRSEQLVPVKTSASRYTVTLIDDHGNLLALAAGPAYAEKESFDTHFMVGGFNGEKVDEYWFDETKPLPGDYELDVYLNDQFRGRYEIHIKDDVDATCLSLAQIEAMGIDTKNISAIKKQDCLPLTIAVQGGSVHYDIGQFNLFLSVPQIYIREYEAGYIPPESWDRGVNALFTSYYASQYYSDYKNGGYSKNSYLNFNSGMNLLGWQLRATTSFTQANDGAGQWHSNTVYLERGIAQVLGTFRAGDMYTSSDMFDSLRFRGVRWFRDMQMLPDSQQNFTPVVRGIAQSNALVTIEQNGFVVYQKEVPPGPFALQDLHLSGGGADLDVTVKEADGSTSQYLVPYSSVPNMLQPGVTKYDFVAGRSHVEGASNQADFLQTSYQYGLNNVLTLYGGVMAADRYHSEVIGTGWNTPIGAVSFDATFSHSKQDNGDVFDGQSYQIAWNKYMQATGTHFALAAWRYSSRGFRTFNDYIWANNKQEYQRDNNDIYDIGDYYTEDFGRKNSFSVNISQTLPDNWGSLALSGVWRDYWQHQGTGRDYQFSYSNSWKQISYTLSASRTQNDDGEHDNRLNLFFSIPFNWGDGITTPRRHLSLTNSTTFEDKYQSNNTCLSGIVGNRDQFSYGVNFSQQQQGNETAVGGNLGWRTPFTTLNGSLSQSNKYNQASASMQGGIVAWSGGIELSNQLSDTLAIVRAPGLKGAAVQGHRYLTTDNQGKAIYSGLTPYRENSLTLDLSHTDSDVALLGNRRSLAPYRGAVVLTEFETDSRKPWYLRAERVNGDPLPFGHEVANEAGQYIGLVGQGSLLFMRANEIPSQIRVELDKAQQQFCTIALEKHLEDGRVYVCR, encoded by the coding sequence ATGAAACGTCTAATCGCATTATTATTGGTAAGCATGGTCATGCCTGCCTGGGGCGGCATTATTATTTACGGCACTCGGGTGATTTACCCCGCACAGAAAAAGGATATTACGGTTCAGATATTAAATGATGATTCGCGCAGTTCGCTGGTACAGGCATGGATTGATGATGGTGATGTCAGCATTCCGCCTGAAAAAATCAAGGTGCCATTTATGCTCACGCCGCCGGTTGTCCGGGTGGCCGGCGGTGCCGGGCAGCAGCTGAAAATTAAGATCCTGGCTAATCAACTGGCGACCAATCGTGAAAGCCTGTTCTATCTTAACGTCCTTGATATACCGCCGAACTCTGCGGAGGGTGAGAGTAAAAATCGCATTAAATTTGCGATGCAGAATCGGGTTAAATTCATTTATCGCCCGCAGGGGATTAGCGGGGTAGACAAAAAATCTTTTTCACGGCTCAAATTGAATCCAACCGCAGGTGGCATAAAAGTAAAAAATGAATCAGCCAACTGGATAGTTATTCCTTCTATTGAAAATAGCGGGAAAATAAACAATCAAACTTTGTTGCTGGCTCCACGCTCAGAGCAGTTGGTCCCTGTGAAAACATCTGCCAGCCGCTATACCGTGACGTTGATTGACGATCATGGAAATCTTTTAGCGCTTGCCGCCGGGCCAGCATATGCTGAAAAAGAAAGCTTTGATACCCATTTTATGGTCGGTGGGTTTAATGGTGAAAAGGTTGATGAATACTGGTTTGATGAAACAAAACCTTTGCCTGGCGATTATGAGTTGGATGTTTATTTGAACGATCAGTTTCGTGGTCGCTATGAAATTCATATTAAAGATGATGTTGATGCGACCTGCCTATCCCTGGCGCAAATAGAGGCGATGGGAATTGACACTAAAAATATATCGGCGATAAAAAAACAGGATTGTCTGCCATTAACGATAGCGGTGCAGGGCGGCTCAGTACATTATGATATAGGTCAATTTAACCTTTTTCTAAGCGTGCCGCAGATCTATATCCGGGAATATGAGGCGGGCTATATACCGCCGGAAAGTTGGGATCGGGGCGTTAACGCATTGTTTACATCTTATTATGCCAGCCAGTACTACAGCGATTATAAAAACGGCGGTTACAGTAAAAATAGTTATCTCAACTTTAATAGCGGAATGAATCTATTAGGCTGGCAGCTAAGGGCGACAACCAGTTTTACCCAAGCCAACGACGGTGCAGGGCAGTGGCATAGCAATACTGTTTATCTGGAGCGCGGTATCGCGCAAGTGCTTGGCACATTTCGCGCGGGAGATATGTATACCTCTTCCGATATGTTCGATTCTTTACGTTTTCGCGGCGTGCGCTGGTTTCGCGATATGCAAATGCTGCCAGATTCACAGCAAAATTTTACGCCAGTGGTTCGCGGTATTGCGCAGAGTAATGCCCTGGTCACCATCGAGCAAAACGGATTTGTCGTTTATCAGAAAGAGGTGCCGCCCGGTCCTTTTGCTCTTCAGGATCTGCATCTGTCCGGCGGCGGAGCCGATCTCGACGTCACGGTAAAAGAAGCGGATGGTTCTACCAGCCAATATTTGGTCCCGTACTCTTCGGTGCCGAATATGTTACAGCCAGGGGTCACGAAGTACGATTTCGTCGCTGGCCGCAGTCATGTAGAAGGCGCCAGCAACCAGGCTGATTTTTTACAAACCAGCTATCAGTATGGGCTGAATAACGTTCTGACCTTATACGGCGGGGTGATGGCGGCGGATCGTTATCATTCTGAAGTTATTGGCACCGGCTGGAATACGCCGATTGGCGCAGTGTCATTTGATGCCACCTTTTCGCATAGCAAACAGGACAATGGCGATGTCTTTGACGGGCAGAGCTATCAAATCGCCTGGAATAAATATATGCAGGCTACCGGCACCCATTTTGCGCTGGCGGCCTGGCGCTACTCTTCGCGTGGGTTTCGTACCTTTAATGATTATATCTGGGCGAATAACAAGCAGGAATACCAGCGGGATAACAATGATATCTACGATATTGGTGATTATTACACTGAAGATTTTGGCCGCAAAAATAGCTTTTCGGTCAACATCAGCCAGACGCTGCCGGACAATTGGGGGTCGCTTGCGCTAAGCGGTGTATGGCGAGATTACTGGCAGCATCAAGGGACAGGTAGAGATTATCAGTTCAGCTATAGCAATAGCTGGAAGCAGATAAGCTATACCCTTTCGGCCAGTCGTACGCAGAATGATGATGGCGAGCATGACAATCGCCTCAACCTATTTTTCTCTATCCCTTTCAACTGGGGAGACGGAATTACCACGCCACGTCGACATTTATCGCTAACTAACTCAACGACCTTTGAAGATAAATATCAATCGAATAACACCTGTCTTAGCGGGATTGTCGGCAACCGAGATCAGTTCAGCTATGGCGTTAATTTTAGCCAGCAACAACAGGGAAATGAAACTGCTGTTGGCGGCAATCTGGGCTGGCGCACGCCATTTACCACCCTGAACGGCAGCCTCAGTCAGTCGAACAAATATAATCAGGCAAGCGCCAGTATGCAGGGGGGAATTGTTGCCTGGTCCGGCGGGATTGAACTGAGCAATCAACTTTCCGATACCTTGGCCATTGTTCGTGCGCCAGGGTTAAAAGGCGCGGCGGTGCAGGGCCATCGTTATCTGACGACCGATAACCAGGGCAAAGCGATTTACAGTGGTTTAACGCCTTACCGGGAAAATTCGCTAACCCTCGATCTTTCACATACGGATAGCGATGTGGCGCTATTAGGCAATCGGCGGTCGCTGGCACCTTATCGCGGGGCGGTCGTACTGACGGAGTTTGAAACCGATAGTCGTAAACCCTGGTATTTGCGTGCGGAACGGGTCAACGGCGATCCGCTGCCTTTTGGTCACGAAGTGGCGAACGAGGCCGGGCAGTATATCGGCCTGGTGGGTCAGGGAAGTCTGCTATTTATGCGTGCTAACGAAATTCCATCGCAGATTCGCGTTGAGCTGGATAAGGCACAACAGCAGTTTTGCACCATCGCTCTTGAGAAGCATCTGGAAGATGGACGCGTTTATGTCTGCCGATAA
- a CDS encoding fimbrial protein, with product MTIPGAMLASTASNTDYNSAWTAFFWCVINPLQWGTCRERFSQALYKAGGAFSSDLVVTYNRIATTCKPENLQLDLHAIPIGKVRSYGVVTENSMGGNITLNCNASQTNQKANRTVTVYLKSSTLLDTDPSILQASTNNGVGFILENGSGQRIVLARAGDAVSGAVTKLAIIPKSTTATLAAKLQIPVRAKYFVFDTNKSRSGTLSATATIVVEHQ from the coding sequence GTGACGATTCCGGGGGCGATGTTGGCTTCAACGGCTTCTAACACCGATTACAATAGCGCCTGGACTGCCTTTTTTTGGTGCGTAATCAACCCGTTGCAGTGGGGAACGTGTCGGGAGCGGTTTAGTCAGGCTCTGTATAAAGCAGGCGGCGCATTTTCTTCCGATTTGGTGGTGACCTACAATCGCATTGCCACCACCTGCAAACCAGAAAACCTGCAACTGGATCTCCATGCGATCCCCATCGGCAAAGTTCGCAGCTATGGCGTGGTGACCGAGAACAGCATGGGGGGGAATATCACTCTGAACTGCAACGCCAGCCAGACTAATCAAAAAGCGAACCGCACGGTGACGGTGTATCTGAAAAGCAGCACCTTGCTGGACACAGATCCTTCGATACTGCAGGCCAGCACGAATAACGGCGTTGGGTTTATCCTCGAAAACGGCTCCGGGCAGCGCATTGTTCTTGCTCGTGCTGGCGATGCCGTTAGCGGGGCGGTCACTAAGCTAGCGATTATTCCGAAGAGCACAACCGCCACTCTGGCGGCGAAACTACAAATCCCTGTTCGGGCGAAGTACTTTGTCTTCGACACAAATAAGAGTCGCTCGGGGACGTTATCCGCCACGGCGACTATCGTTGTGGAGCATCAATAG
- the mazG gene encoding nucleoside triphosphate pyrophosphohydrolase → MNTIVNNEMTRLLGIMQRLRDPENGCPWDKEQTFATIAPYTLEETYEVLDAIAREDFDDLRGELGDLLFQVVFYAQMAQEEGRFDFNDICAAISDKLERRHPHIFGDASAGNSSEVLARWEQIKSAERAEKSQHSALDDIPHSLPALMRAHKIQRRCSAVGFDWTSLGPVLDKVHEEIDEVMHEAQQAVIDEAKLEEEVGDLLFATVNLSRHLGVKAEVALQKANLKFERRFREVERIVAARGLEMTGVDLDTMEDVWQEVKRQETDL, encoded by the coding sequence ATGAATACGATAGTTAACAATGAAATGACAAGGCTGCTCGGCATTATGCAGCGCCTGCGCGACCCGGAAAATGGCTGCCCGTGGGACAAAGAGCAGACTTTTGCCACCATAGCCCCCTACACCCTCGAAGAGACCTATGAAGTGCTCGATGCTATCGCTCGGGAAGATTTCGACGATCTGCGCGGCGAGTTGGGTGATCTATTGTTCCAGGTGGTGTTCTATGCCCAGATGGCACAGGAAGAGGGGCGCTTTGATTTCAACGATATCTGCGCCGCCATCAGCGACAAGCTGGAGCGCCGTCACCCGCATATTTTCGGCGATGCTTCTGCGGGTAACAGCAGCGAAGTACTGGCGCGTTGGGAACAAATTAAAAGCGCTGAGAGAGCCGAAAAGTCCCAGCACTCTGCACTGGACGATATTCCGCATAGCCTGCCCGCGCTGATGCGTGCGCATAAAATCCAGCGACGCTGCTCGGCAGTAGGTTTTGATTGGACTTCGCTTGGCCCGGTTTTGGACAAAGTGCACGAAGAGATTGATGAAGTCATGCACGAGGCGCAGCAGGCGGTGATTGATGAGGCTAAACTGGAGGAGGAAGTCGGCGACTTGCTGTTCGCGACGGTCAACTTATCCCGCCATTTAGGGGTGAAAGCCGAAGTCGCACTGCAAAAAGCGAACCTCAAGTTCGAGCGCCGTTTCCGTGAAGTTGAGCGGATTGTCGCCGCGCGGGGCCTGGAAATGACCGGTGTTGACCTCGATACCATGGAAGATGTGTGGCAAGAGGTAAAACGCCAGGAAACTGATCTCTAA
- the pyrG gene encoding glutamine hydrolyzing CTP synthase — protein MTTNYIFVTGGVVSSLGKGIAAASLAAILEARGLNVTMMKLDPYINVDPGTMSPIQHGEVFVTEDGAETDLDLGHYERFIRTKMSRRNNFTTGRIYSDVLRKERRGDYLGATVQVIPHITNAIKERVLAGGEGHDVVLVEIGGTVGDIESLPFLEAIRQLAVDIGRENALFMHLTLVPYLAAAGEVKTKPTQHSVKELLSIGIQPDILVCRSDRAIPANERAKIALFCNVPEKAVISMKDVDSIYKIPGLLKSQGLDDYICKRFSLSCPEANLAEWEQVIYEEANPAGEVTIGMVGKYIELPDAYKSVIEALKHGGLKNRVTVNIKLIDSQDVETRGVEILKNLDAILIPGGFGYRGVEGKIATARYARENNIPYLGICLGMQVALIEFARNVAGMENANSTEFVPDCKYPVVALITEWRDEEGNVEVRSDKSDLGGTMRLGAQQCQLGDDSLVRQLYGEPTITERHRHRYEVNNMLLKPIENAGLRIAGRSGDDQLVEIIEVPNHPWFVACQFHPEFTSTPRDGHPLFAGFVKAAAEYQKRQVK, from the coding sequence ATGACAACGAACTATATTTTTGTGACCGGCGGGGTCGTATCCTCTCTGGGTAAAGGCATTGCCGCAGCTTCCCTGGCAGCCATTCTTGAAGCCCGTGGGCTTAACGTGACCATGATGAAACTGGATCCGTACATCAACGTCGATCCGGGCACCATGAGCCCAATCCAACACGGGGAAGTGTTCGTTACTGAAGACGGCGCTGAAACCGATCTGGACCTTGGCCACTATGAGCGTTTCATTCGCACCAAAATGAGCCGCCGTAACAACTTCACTACGGGTCGTATCTACTCCGACGTTCTGCGTAAAGAGCGCCGTGGCGATTATCTGGGCGCAACCGTACAGGTTATTCCGCATATCACCAACGCTATTAAAGAGCGCGTGCTGGCGGGCGGCGAAGGCCATGATGTGGTGCTGGTTGAAATTGGTGGTACCGTTGGCGATATCGAATCTCTGCCGTTCCTCGAAGCGATTCGCCAACTGGCGGTGGATATCGGTCGTGAAAACGCACTGTTTATGCATTTGACCCTGGTGCCGTACCTGGCCGCTGCGGGTGAAGTCAAAACCAAGCCGACCCAGCACTCCGTTAAAGAACTGCTCTCCATCGGTATTCAGCCTGATATTCTGGTCTGCCGCTCCGATCGCGCTATTCCGGCGAACGAACGTGCCAAAATTGCATTGTTCTGCAATGTGCCAGAAAAAGCCGTTATTTCGATGAAAGACGTCGATTCTATTTATAAAATTCCAGGCCTGTTGAAATCTCAGGGGCTGGACGATTATATTTGTAAACGATTCAGCTTAAGCTGTCCGGAAGCGAACCTGGCCGAATGGGAACAGGTTATTTACGAAGAAGCCAATCCGGCAGGTGAAGTCACCATTGGTATGGTCGGCAAGTACATTGAACTGCCGGATGCCTACAAATCGGTGATTGAAGCGCTGAAGCACGGTGGTCTGAAAAATCGCGTTACCGTCAACATCAAGCTGATCGATTCGCAAGATGTAGAAACGCGCGGCGTCGAAATTCTGAAAAATTTAGATGCTATCCTGATTCCTGGTGGCTTCGGCTATCGCGGGGTTGAAGGTAAGATTGCCACTGCGCGCTATGCACGTGAAAACAATATCCCATATCTGGGAATTTGCCTGGGTATGCAGGTTGCGCTGATTGAGTTCGCGCGCAACGTAGCGGGGATGGAAAACGCCAACTCCACGGAATTTGTGCCAGACTGTAAGTACCCGGTTGTGGCCCTTATTACCGAATGGCGTGATGAAGAAGGTAATGTCGAAGTCCGTTCTGATAAGAGCGACCTCGGCGGCACGATGCGTCTTGGGGCGCAGCAGTGCCAACTGGGTGACGATAGTCTGGTGCGCCAGCTGTACGGCGAACCAACCATTACCGAACGCCATCGCCACCGCTATGAAGTCAACAACATGCTGTTGAAACCGATTGAAAATGCGGGCCTGCGTATTGCGGGACGTTCCGGGGATGATCAGTTGGTCGAGATCATCGAGGTGCCGAATCATCCGTGGTTTGTTGCCTGTCAGTTCCATCCGGAGTTTACTTCGACGCCGCGTGATGGTCACCCGCTGTTTGCTGGCTTTGTGAAAGCCGCAGCCGAGTACCAGAAGCGTCAGGTGAAGTAA